Within Anopheles nili chromosome 3, idAnoNiliSN_F5_01, whole genome shotgun sequence, the genomic segment GAACATGGGAAGAGGTTAAGTCTCCTAATGGATCCATTTCTGATCCAGTGCGCGTCAAAGAAATTATCTTTCGTGGGGTGTGTGAAACTCTCTCAGACAGATAGTACAGCAATATGTATCCGATCTATTTTAACTGTTTTCGTCGTTTTAGGGCATTAAGCAAGATATTAGAGCTGAAGTTTGGAAATACCTGCTGGGGCTAGATATCTGGGAACACACCGACCAGCAGAAGGATGAACGAAGGGCTCATAAAACGCAGGAATACTTTCAAATGAAGTTCCAGTGGCTGACAATGACACCTACCCAAGAACATAACTTCACCGGCTATCGTGAACGTAAATGCCAGATTGAAAAGGATGTCAAACGAACAGATCGTACGTACGAGTTTTTTGCTGGTGACGACAATCCGAACTTGGCGAAGCTGCAAGATATTCTGATGACCTACGTTATGTATAACTTTGACTTGGGTTACGTCCAAGGCATGAGTGACCTACTAGCACCCATTCTAAGCCTGTTGCAGAACGAAGCTGAAAGCTTTTGGTGTTTTGTCGGCTTTATGCACAAAGTTTTTGCAAACTTCGACGTTGATCAGAAGGGCATGAAGCAACAGCTCGAGCATCTGCGTGTACTCCTATCGTTCGTCAACGAGCGTTTATTCAACTATATGCGTGAGAATCAATCTGAAAATATGTACTTTTGTTTCCGCTGGTTACTGGTGTGGTTTAAACGCGAATTCTCGAACTCGGATATAATGCATCTTTGGGAGGTTCTCTGGACCGGATTACCATGTCCGaatttccatttatttatatgtgtaGCAATTTTAGACCAAGAGATGGACGTGTTCATAGATGGACAGTTTAGCTTCACAGAAATCTTAAAGCATGTTAACGAGCTGTCGGGAAATTTGAATCTGGCTGCCGTACTCGAGCAGGCAGAAAGCATCTATTTGCAAGTGAAGCAAACTCTTGAAACATCACTTATGGAACCTTACCACGAGTTACGAAAAATCATAGGCGAACAGGTGCCTTCAAGCGACGACGGGACCGGTAGTAATaccgaaaacgaagaagacgacgatgaTAGCTGCATGTCTATCGTGAATGCGCGTTCGCcagtagaaaaagaaatattgcAACGAAAACTTGATGAGGCCTGTGATTTATCATTGAGTTACATGTTCTTTTAAGTACATTAATCGGAACAGGGTATACGATAGGAATGGGAAACAGCTAACCTTGGAAATAAACCTCGGAAGTATTTTAAGAAATTCATATCATTGTAATAATGACGAATGTAcagtaatatttttattaacgTTTTGTTACATTCATTCATCTGCATTTAACTTACTTCATCTTCGCTTCCCTTTTATTGGCTCTAGCAATTTTACCTTTCAGTGATTTTATATCTACTTTATTCGTCATTTTTGTATCAATTATTTTAGATGATCTTTTGTTAGATTCCTCTGGGGCCATGAAATCTTTTTCTCGTCGTTCTTTTTGCACAGTAGCATCTCGTTTTTCTTTAGCCATCTGTTCCTGACGCTTTTTTGATCGTTTCTGTTCATCAGTGAGGAAGTACTCACCGGATGCTAATTGTTTGTCGATCTTGCTTTCTTGAAGAGGCGGAGGGAAGGGtgtgtattcttttttcttcttaataATTTTCGGTTTTGCTCGTTTGGAAGTATTTTTGGATTGGAAGCGAGGTAAAAAGCGTTCCCAATTTTCCTCGCGCAAGTTTTCGTCCTTCATTAACTCACGTTTAATCATCAGAGCTTTAATGTTGTAAATGGGATGAatgtttttcatcgtttcctCTACTACCTTTCGGACACATTGGAGACCCTTATACGGTCCAATTGCCGATACAGTGGCCCCTTGAACAAGAACGTAGCAGTTCGTTAGCAGTTCGAGTGATTTCAGAGTACAACCATTTGGTCCAATAAGTCGACTGCGGCGTTTCACAAATTTCTCCTTATTGCGCACGAGGttctttattttaataatGTCGCAGCTGATCTCATCTTCCAACACCTTTACCGCTTGCTCAAATGGAACCGACCGTGACAAAAGTTTGATGAGATCGCGCGACTTTAGAATGATAAAAGGGTCCCACGTTTTGCGCGTGGTTCGTACTGTCATATTGCCTACAATTAAATCTAACTCTGCTTTGATGTAATGCGAGTTGAGCGCTTTTACGACCAATGGCCAACATTCTTTTACATACTTTTCGCGATATTTTGGAAACAGGCAGGAAAACGAACTCTCTTCCACCAATCCATTGGGATTATCTTCTGGTTTAAATTCGGGAATTTTCATCAACCACGCGTTTTCCACAGGTCCATTGAAGTGTTCAACATTAGCGGATTGATCACCGGAATCACATTCAGTATCGCTCATGTCTGTAATTTAACTTCGTTTCGTATTGTTAAGCTCAATGTAATTTTACTGCACTTAAATGCGAAACACGCCTTTTATATTTATCATCTCTCATATTTGACAAAACATGAGAGTTCTCCCTTCAGGATCGGCCTACACGTTGAACATCAGTCTATTGTCGGTGGGGCGCATGGTTCTGAAATGTTTGATTATCTTACTTTAATTTCAAAATCCATTTTCTACATGTTTGTGTTTATAGAATTTGTCAACAAAAAACTAAGTCTTTCAATTAATTGATCGTCTTAATTTTGTAATGTAAAAGAAATAAGGTAATTTTTTAGCTTAAAAATGCGtaagaaatgaataaaattttttcatcttaaaattttcatcacaCATGATAGACATGTTGGGTTATGAGTTGATGTAAGAATACCTTCGTATTGAAACGCTTACAAGCCTCAATGTGTGTGATAATGGAAGAGtataattttgatttaattcGTGCTGGCGTGAAAGATCTGTTCTTCAAactcatgttgttttttttcttgaaggGTTACTTCTGAATCATATACCAAACTATATCAATGACAGCTATTCAGCGGGCTAGAGAAAATATCAGAAAAACATAAGATACGAAGGAAAGGCAGAGTGAGTAGTTAtaaaagttttgttttcgagTTCACGATTGCACTTTAAAAATTCACCAACATGTTGATTAAAGTAAAGGTAATGTAATTTAGTTATATTAGTTCATTAGAATATGTagaattttattaaatttccaaAATGTTTACCTTTCCGGCTTCATCTacattttgcatattttggAACTGTTCTCTTGTCCCATTAAAGACTCTGACcggaaaagaaatcgaaatcgacaTTGAACCTACAGACAAGGTAGATCGAATTAAAGAGCGGGTCGAAGAGAAAGAAGGTATtccaccacagcagcagcggttgattttctccGGTAAACAGATGTGAGTAACGAGCCATTTGTGATTAGGAGTCATtcattaaataaaacacattgtTCGTGCTTGATTCTTTTGCAGGAACGACGACAAAACTGCACAGGACTATAAAGTGCAAGGAGGTTCCGTATTGCATTTGGTCCTTGCGTTACGTGGTGGGGGAAATTAGCTGCAAAGATATGCGGCATCTTACGGAGCGACACTAGGCCCTTCTCTATTCGGTTTATTATAAATTATAGATTTGATTTTATGCCAGAAAATAAATATTCGAGATAATCAATGGTAAATGTGGATGATACTTTTATTCTTCTCTCTTGTCTAGCCTTTTTCGGTTCAAGGGATTGATGATTTAGCGAAATGCCTTTAGAGCATGGCATGGTGAACTTCAGTTCGCATGAAGCCAAAAAGTGACGTTTGACGGTTTATTTTGATTTCAGAAACAAGCGCCTGAAGTATTTGGTCAGCGTAAAATAATATTGCGTACATTTGTGTGGAATAGTGTAGTGCGCTAAATTAAATACGAAGAGTCTCAAATGGAAGCACAAAATCTTCGTGAAGTGCTTGTTTGTACAGCAAAATTGAAAGCGAAAGGTATCtcatgaaaaatttatttaaagtaGCCTACTATATGTTGTTTCTATTTCAGACATAACATTAACCAAACTTCAAGATTGTTTAAATGCTGTTAAAAACAGCCCATTTCCTCCGTCTGAAGCAACAACAGATATGTTATGGCGGTCTACCATACTTTATTATACGGTACTGGTATCTTTTGCCGATTATGGTTTAATGGATAACCAAGAACAAACATGCGATATGGAAGCAATGATCAGCTTGAACGATCAGTCAGTTTTCCTTGCGACGATGGATCTCGTGAGGCAATTTTCTTTACATCTTTACCTTCCACGTGAATTGCGAGGAATAACTAATTGTGAGACACagctgatggtgctgctgaatGAACAGGAACGTGTCCGGCGTCTTTTGTACTGTGTAACGCATTTCGAGCGATTGTTCCAAAACAACATGATAGCCACACAGCGGTTAACAGAGTTGGGAGATTGCAGCATAGATTATATAGCCGCCGTGTATAGTCTCTCAAAAAAAAGTCCTTTAGCtgataaaaaaatggttgTCTTCTCCAAGGAAACTATCTTTCGAAGTTTGATGATGATCAAAGGTGCTCCTGGATTACCCGAGACATTGTCATTATTACTACACCGGGATTTACTTTTTCTTACTGGAGAATCAGGTGGATTTTCTACGTTATGTCGTGTGATACATACTGGAGATGAGCAAGACAATAATGTTCCAACGTGGCAAAAAAGTGAGATAGTTGCAAAAATAGTTGCTAGCAAAGGACATACAAAGAGTTTTTACCGGCAAGTTTTAACAGAATGCTTAAAATTCTATGACTGGTCCGTTGAGGCTAACACGAAAAAGGCGCTGATATACGCTGAGACATGTATAGCATGCCTGAAACGATTCTGCGATATGCCAGTTGCTTATCGTGAACTTTACGAACGGATAGAGACACATTTTTTAGGTTGCTTTCAATCATTGGCTCACCCAGAAGAGTTAATTGCTAGTTTCGTTGTTGGAGAGCGAGCCAAACTGATTCGAGATTTGCACAAGTGTCACAGAGTATTTACTGGAGCAACGTTCACCTGTTTGCCATCATCTCTGCTGGTATCTTATATTCAAATGTTCTTGAAACTATATATGATGCTACCAGATACATTAGAAGAGCATAGATATTTGTATGATTTGattgtattttgtttgtccAATCGCTCGAAGCAAGAATTGATGGATATAATTCAATGTCTGCTGTACGGAAGTGTACATAGCGAAAAAACCAAGTATTTGTTGCACTCCCGTATAGTGATCAAGCATAACGAAGCTAGTGATGATTACATATTGCATATATGTCCCCTCTCAGATGATGATCACAATGAAAATGATAGCTTGCTTCCAGTGCTGGTTGATGTGCTGAAATCTTCCAATCGAAACCTACTCAATTATGATGTGTTTCTTATTCTCTTGAATGAGCTAATGCCGAGCACTTGGATAAATGAGATGCACGAAGAGCAACATCTTCATGAAGAGAACGAGCGCGaagaattattttattctcaGATCTGTACAAAGTATATACTGATCCAAGCCCTGACGGATTTAGTAAATTATAAGGGCTTGCATAGTCAACTGTACGATAATCCTAATGAGCTACTGAACATATTGATGACGACTCTAAGCAGATATTTACAAGAATCTGAAAGTACACTAAATTCTACAAGCGTTGACGAAAAAGCTAAGGTTTTGGAAATCGTGATTTCAATATTCTGTGAATTCCTGCATCGCACCCGTAGTCGACCCGAAGTAGATGATATTTTGAAGCTCCTTCAACGCTACCGTAGAACAAAATCGTGCAGCGATTCAATGAAAGTTCAGATTGATTTGTTGTGCGATGGTACTTTGCTTGGTAATGCAGGACAAACGCATACTGCATACCAAAATGCGTTAAGTTTATGTGCAGATCAACAACCATACTGCAAGGTGTTTGGAACTACACTTTTAATAAAG encodes:
- the LOC128722851 gene encoding NEDD8 translates to MLIKVKTLTGKEIEIDIEPTDKVDRIKERVEEKEGIPPQQQRLIFSGKQMNDDKTAQDYKVQGGSVLHLVLALRGGGN
- the LOC128727621 gene encoding transport and Golgi organization protein 6; translation: MEAQNLREVLVCTAKLKAKDITLTKLQDCLNAVKNSPFPPSEATTDMLWRSTILYYTVLVSFADYGLMDNQEQTCDMEAMISLNDQSVFLATMDLVRQFSLHLYLPRELRGITNCETQLMVLLNEQERVRRLLYCVTHFERLFQNNMIATQRLTELGDCSIDYIAAVYSLSKKSPLADKKMVVFSKETIFRSLMMIKGAPGLPETLSLLLHRDLLFLTGESGGFSTLCRVIHTGDEQDNNVPTWQKSEIVAKIVASKGHTKSFYRQVLTECLKFYDWSVEANTKKALIYAETCIACLKRFCDMPVAYRELYERIETHFLGCFQSLAHPEELIASFVVGERAKLIRDLHKCHRVFTGATFTCLPSSLLVSYIQMFLKLYMMLPDTLEEHRYLYDLIVFCLSNRSKQELMDIIQCLLYGSVHSEKTKYLLHSRIVIKHNEASDDYILHICPLSDDDHNENDSLLPVLVDVLKSSNRNLLNYDVFLILLNELMPSTWINEMHEEQHLHEENEREELFYSQICTKYILIQALTDLVNYKGLHSQLYDNPNELLNILMTTLSRYLQESESTLNSTSVDEKAKVLEIVISIFCEFLHRTRSRPEVDDILKLLQRYRRTKSCSDSMKVQIDLLCDGTLLGNAGQTHTAYQNALSLCADQQPYCKVFGTTLLIKLIKERDPETIAQRQSILILALVNLREDDSYAFLNSVRLLVALCNILEADVVDTLLKEYLNEDNEQDYRLKIGEATVKTVETLGPLAIRYRDVLMNCFLIGTRHSINVLRVSSLSNIGIICRILSYQVHNFFYELFMCIKSIVETDSYLPARRAAILVLSQLFEGIQQLMDHQDHLLLIYRFLKLILATDKDDVTKLQAAIALDHLKTKAKDFLQISSDSLEKNIFGKII
- the LOC128727616 gene encoding TBC1 domain family member 15, whose translation is MDNATEMEEKYIQNGVLLKKANATYISVLNAEGILTFGKCIKTSMHMLEWKPETCEITDSESLESGWSLVDPIARQSSPQQPVLASTTTTSLPSATIKERTGCEDLIHNCTIRPKLSIRVFLRDLKGLEAYKDELRFYNHDQTVHSVYLFRQSSTSSLLQLLERSRCVRKCSNRKNFYRCIDDPDQDKLQKSFSELNIADIRARPRPRPYMDMLSKLANMQQILPMHLSVSQNLTSNEQRTSNLIDVSESDSVRYTSLADAGELPDDKRKLAPRPPVHRGLPLDAGTWEEVKSPNGSISDPVRVKEIIFRGGIKQDIRAEVWKYLLGLDIWEHTDQQKDERRAHKTQEYFQMKFQWLTMTPTQEHNFTGYRERKCQIEKDVKRTDRTYEFFAGDDNPNLAKLQDILMTYVMYNFDLGYVQGMSDLLAPILSLLQNEAESFWCFVGFMHKVFANFDVDQKGMKQQLEHLRVLLSFVNERLFNYMRENQSENMYFCFRWLLVWFKREFSNSDIMHLWEVLWTGLPCPNFHLFICVAILDQEMDVFIDGQFSFTEILKHVNELSGNLNLAAVLEQAESIYLQVKQTLETSLMEPYHELRKIIGEQVPSSDDGTGSNTENEEDDDDSCMSIVNARSPVEKEILQRKLDEACDLSLSYMFF
- the LOC128725789 gene encoding KRR1 small subunit processome component homolog, yielding MSDTECDSGDQSANVEHFNGPVENAWLMKIPEFKPEDNPNGLVEESSFSCLFPKYREKYVKECWPLVVKALNSHYIKAELDLIVGNMTVRTTRKTWDPFIILKSRDLIKLLSRSVPFEQAVKVLEDEISCDIIKIKNLVRNKEKFVKRRSRLIGPNGCTLKSLELLTNCYVLVQGATVSAIGPYKGLQCVRKVVEETMKNIHPIYNIKALMIKRELMKDENLREENWERFLPRFQSKNTSKRAKPKIIKKKKEYTPFPPPLQESKIDKQLASGEYFLTDEQKRSKKRQEQMAKEKRDATVQKERREKDFMAPEESNKRSSKIIDTKMTNKVDIKSLKGKIARANKREAKMK